CGGTTGCTGATAGGGGCCGGGCACGAACCAGATGCGATTGCAGGCCGTGCATTCGACATCGCGGCCACCTTCGGGGATGGCATCAGGCGGAATTCTGTATTCCGCCGCGCAGCCCGGACAGATCAAACTTATTTCACCCATGCCGACCCTCGCATTCACCTTGAGCCTGTTCTATCAAGCGCGGACACGGCTTCCAAGCGGCCGTTGAAAAACCCGAAAAGAAGGGGGTGTGGCTTGATCGAAATGCAGGATGTCGGCTTTGGCTATCACGGCGGAGCCGAGCTTTTGTCGAATATGACGCTCAGCCTGCAACCGGGAATGTTCCATTTCCTGACCGGACCATCCGGTTCGGGCAAAACCACGCTGCTGCGTCTGCTTTATGCCGATCTGCTGCCCACATCGGGACAGATCCATGCCTTTGGCCATGATCTTGTCGGCATGGGGCGCGACGATATCGCGGCATTGCGTCGCCGCGTCGGTGTCGTGCATCAGGATACCCAGTTTCTGGACCACCTGCCGGTTGCCGAGAATATCGCCCTGCCGCTGAATGTGGCGGGACGCGAGGTGGATATGCCGGCGCTGCGCGACCTGCTGGGCTGGGTGCAATTGTCGCAGTTGGCCCGCGCCCTGCCGCCCGAACTGTCGGGGGGCGAACGTCAGCGTGCCGCGCTGGCGCGTGCGGTCATCTTGTCGCCGGACCTGATTCTGGCCGATGAGCCGACCGGAAATCTGGATTGGGACATGTCCATGCGCTTGATGCAATTGCTGATCGAACTGAACAAATCGGGCAAATCGGTCGTGGTCGCGACCCACGATCTGAATCTGATCCGGGCCACCAAGGCACAGGTCGCGGCGCGGGTGCTGCGGATTGCCGGGGGCAGCCTGCAACTGGCCGGAGCGGATCTGTGAGACGGGCTGACTTTCGTGGATTGAACCTGCGGGCGCTGTGGCGTGGATTGCTGTGGGGAGATGGCGGCGTCGGCGATCGAATCGTGCCGCCAACCGGCTTTACGGCCCATCTGACCCTGTTCTCGGCCGGAGCCATGGCCTTTCTGGCGGTCTTTGCGCTGGCCCTGGCGCTGGCCACCGGACGGCTGGCCGACCGCTGGTCGAACCAATTGGCGCAATCGGTGACGGTCCGCGTCAGCGCCCCGGCTGGCGAGCAAGAGGCGCGCACGCAGTCCGTGCTGCAGATCCTGCGAACGACACCGGGTGTCGGGCAGCCCCAACTTCTGCCCGATGACGAGGTGGCCAAGCTGCTGGCGCCATGGTTCGGGCCGGATATGCCGGTGGATGCCCTGCCGGTGCCTGCGCTGATCGACCTGCCGATTGCCGGGGACGAGTTTGACGCCGAAGGCCTGCGCCTGCGTCTTGAGGCCGAAGCGCCGGGGGCCGTGCTGGACGATCACACGCAATGGCGCCGTCCGCTGGTGTCCGCGGCCAAACGTCTGAGGGTTCTGGGCATCCTGTCCTTGCTGTTGATCGCAGCGACCTCGGGGGCGATGATCGTGCTGGCGGCCAAGGCAGCCCTGGCGGCCAACGGGCAGGTCATCCGTGTTCTGCGTCTGATCGGGGCGCGCGATCTGACCATCGCGACGGCCTTCGTGCGCCGTTTCACGAATCGTGCGGCCCTTGGGGCGGGCGCCGGAACCGTACTGGGCATGGGCGCGGTGGCCTTGCTGCCTGACATGCAGGCCGCCGGCGGATTTCTGACCGGGCTTGGCTTTCAGGGTTGGGACTGGCTGTTGCCATTGCTTATACCTGTCATTGCGGCTGCGGTCGGTTTCTTTGCGACGCGTTGGGCTGCGCTGAAAATGCTGGGGTCAATCAGATGAAGGCAAAATTGTCATCGGCCACTCCGGGTCCGCTGGGGCCGTGGCAATACCTGCAGAACATCCTGTATTACCTGCATGGCGGTCTGGCGACGGTGGTGATCGGACTGATCGGCCTGCCCTGGGTCGCCCTGCGTGGAACCAGGGCGGCCAATGGCGTCGCGACCTTCTGGATCGGCTATATGCTCTGGGCCGCCCGACTGCATATGGGCGTCACCTGCGAACTGCGCGGCCCCCTGCCTGAAGGCGACTGCATCATCGCCGCGAAACATCAGTGTTTCCTGGATATTCTGGCCATCGCCCAGGCGATGCCGCGTCGGGCCTTCATCATGAAGAAAGAGGTCATGCGGGTGCCGGTCATGGGCTGGTATGCCCGCAAGGTGGGCTGTATCCCGATCGACCGTGCACGTGGCCGCGATGCCATGCGTGCCATTTCAACCGAGGTGCAGCACAGACGCGCCACGCCCGAAGGGCTGGGCCAGCTGATCATCTATCCCGAGGGCACCCGATCGCGTCCCGGTGAAAGGCTGCCCTACAAGAACGGTGTGGCCATGCTGAGGTCGATGACGCATCTGCCGGTTGTGCCGGTGGCGGTGAACACCGGGCTGTTCTGGCCGCGCAAGGGCTGGGGCGTCAGATCGGGCCGGGCCGTGGTGGAATTTCTGCCTGCGATTTCTGGAGATGGCCGCGCCAGCGCGTTCATGGCCGAACTGCAGGACCAGATCGAGGACAATTCCGACCGGCTGATGGCCGAGGCAGGGTTTTCGGGCAAGGAGTAAGAGCCGCCGAAACCGGTTCGGCAGCCCTTTCGCAACATGGCATCAAGCCAGTGATTTCGATCCCA
This is a stretch of genomic DNA from Paracoccus seriniphilus. It encodes these proteins:
- a CDS encoding lysophospholipid acyltransferase family protein, whose product is MKAKLSSATPGPLGPWQYLQNILYYLHGGLATVVIGLIGLPWVALRGTRAANGVATFWIGYMLWAARLHMGVTCELRGPLPEGDCIIAAKHQCFLDILAIAQAMPRRAFIMKKEVMRVPVMGWYARKVGCIPIDRARGRDAMRAISTEVQHRRATPEGLGQLIIYPEGTRSRPGERLPYKNGVAMLRSMTHLPVVPVAVNTGLFWPRKGWGVRSGRAVVEFLPAISGDGRASAFMAELQDQIEDNSDRLMAEAGFSGKE
- a CDS encoding cell division protein FtsX, with translation MNLRALWRGLLWGDGGVGDRIVPPTGFTAHLTLFSAGAMAFLAVFALALALATGRLADRWSNQLAQSVTVRVSAPAGEQEARTQSVLQILRTTPGVGQPQLLPDDEVAKLLAPWFGPDMPVDALPVPALIDLPIAGDEFDAEGLRLRLEAEAPGAVLDDHTQWRRPLVSAAKRLRVLGILSLLLIAATSGAMIVLAAKAALAANGQVIRVLRLIGARDLTIATAFVRRFTNRAALGAGAGTVLGMGAVALLPDMQAAGGFLTGLGFQGWDWLLPLLIPVIAAAVGFFATRWAALKMLGSIR
- a CDS encoding cell division ATP-binding protein FtsE, with translation MIEMQDVGFGYHGGAELLSNMTLSLQPGMFHFLTGPSGSGKTTLLRLLYADLLPTSGQIHAFGHDLVGMGRDDIAALRRRVGVVHQDTQFLDHLPVAENIALPLNVAGREVDMPALRDLLGWVQLSQLARALPPELSGGERQRAALARAVILSPDLILADEPTGNLDWDMSMRLMQLLIELNKSGKSVVVATHDLNLIRATKAQVAARVLRIAGGSLQLAGADL